The following are encoded together in the Humulus lupulus chromosome 5, drHumLupu1.1, whole genome shotgun sequence genome:
- the LOC133778969 gene encoding late embryogenesis abundant protein At1g64065-like, giving the protein MAGNTQQVHPHDEFDFEETGSMESDDSTNKELHHRRKMRRLYLVAVVVLILTVGILVFSITIFHINAPSFRIRSFTIDELTISSANTVDMKFEAEMGIKNTDFGHFDFEQTSLSFFYRGARLALGHDDDDHDDSLIDQGIVKARSTKKIKFSAEMGTTSSMSAEDIESRYFTLNCKATMNGTIHLMKLIKRKRSSEMNCNVNINLYTKVVLDIKCK; this is encoded by the coding sequence ATGGCAGGGAATACTCAACAAGTGCATCCTCATGATGAATTCGATTTTGAAGAAACAGGTTCGATGGAGTCGGATGATTCTACTAACAAGGAGTTGCACCACAGGAGAAAGATGAGACGATTATATTTGGTGGCAGTAGTGGTATTGATCCTAACGGTGGGGATTTTGGTGTTTTCAATAACAATCTTTCATATCAACGCTCCCAGTTTTCGAATTCGATCATTCACCATTGATGAGCTCACTATAAGTAGCGCAAACACCGTTGATATGAAATTCGAAGCTGAAATGGGCATAAAGAACACCGATTTCGGCCACTTCGATTTCGAACAGACCTCACTTAGCTTCTTTTACAGGGGAGCTCGTCTTGCACTGGgccatgatgatgatgatcacgATGATTCGTTGATCGACCAAGGAATTGTCAAAGCTCGATCAACCAAGAAGATTAAGTTCTCAGCTGAAATGGGAACCACCAGTTCGATGTCGGCTGAAGATATCGAATCCAGATATTTTACTTTAAATTGTAAAGCCACGATGAATGGAACAATTCACTTGATGAAGTTGATCAAGAGGAAAAGATCTTCTGAAATGAATTGCAACGTCAATATTAATTTGTATACCAAAGTTGTCCTTGATATAAAATGCAAATAG